In Deinococcus sp. Leaf326, the genomic window ATACTGCCCGCGTCCATGCTGACACGCTCGCGACCTACTTGAAAAGTCGTCTCCCTCATCGCCGCCTGGACGCCTTGAAGCGGCTCGCGGAAGTGCTCCTGGCACTAATCCAGGCCGAATCCACACTGCACCGCAAGATTGCGCTCCATCTACCCCGGGACGCCACGCTCGACGCCAAAACCCGCACCGTTGCCAGGGTCTTCCATGACGCTCATCTCACGCCGCAGGACGTCACAGACGTCCTGCTCCCCCTCCTGCCTGACGGCAAACTCACCTTGATCATGGACCGCACGACCTGGCATTACGGCCAGACACCTCTGAACATTCTCGTGCTGGGCGCGCTTCTCGGAGGCGCAGTCATTCCGCTCGTGTGGTCGATCCTGCCCCATCAGGGCAACAGCTGCACTGCGGCCCGGATCCTGTTGGTGACCCGTCTGCTGAAGGTGCTGCCTGCCCGTCGCTGGGCCGTCGTGATTGCCGATCGGGAGTTTACCCTGCGCGAGTGGTGCTCATTTCTGCGTTGGAAACGTATCCGGCAGTGTGTCCGCATCCGGGAGAACACCCGCATTGAGGACGAGTTGGCCCGGGAACTGTTCACAACCCTGCAACCGGGACAGGTACGAACGCTCTTTGAGCGTACCTGGGTGTATGGGGGATGAATGCACGTCGTGATCACCCTGTCCCCTGCGGGGGACAGGGTGATTGTCGCTTCGGATTTGCCAGTCTTGGATGTGCTGAGGACCTACCGTCTCAGGTGGGGTATCGAGTCGGCGTTTTCCTCGTTGAAGTCCCGTGGACTGAATCTGGAAGCAACGCATATGACCGCTCCCGACCGGATCTCGCGGCTGTTCGGATTGCTGTGTATCGCGCTGGCGTGGATGACTCGGGTAGGGGCGCAGCGGATTCAAGACCATCCTCCAAGGCAAGACAACCGCGGGCGAGCCACGGTCAGTCAGGTACGGCTCGGGTGGCAGGTCCTGGGTCAAGCTGCGCGATGGGGCGGTGAGATCTTCTGGGACTGCCTGGAGCTGCTCGCCAGGCCCTTCTCAGCTACCAGCACGTCAATTTCCCGAAGTGTCAGGTGCTGAGGGGCCTTTCATAATCAACAGGGTCGTACATGGCCCACCACCACGTTTGGGAACGCGACTTCAACATCCAAGGTACGTACACCGAGTGCGTTACGCCCTAGGTCAGCCTCAACGCGGGGCGGTAGAGGATGTCATCGGTGACGGCGGGTCAGGCTACCCTAAGCCGGTTAAGGCGACACAGCCGTTCAGATGATCCCCAACCGGACTAATTCCTTCGGTTCATAGACCGGTACACCCAGCTTATTTTTCACTCGTAGCAGATGGGCGTCCTTTGACACGATAGCGTCCGCTCCCGAAGTGATGAGCAGATCCAGCAGATACCAGTCTTTAGGGTCCGGGCACGAAGGCCAGTCATAGCGTTGCAGTGGACTGACCACCTGCGCGACGCGGTATAGGCCCGTAGCCAAACCGAATGCCTCCGCAGCAGAGATGCCGCCACCGAGCGCAAGCACCTGAGGGTAAGTGAGTACCCGTTGTAACTCCACGAAATGCTCGTCGGCTAGGACGAAGAGAACGTCGAATCTCTGGGCGGCGAGGAACAGTTCGCGTGCAGGACCCACCGTGCCGGTCAGTCCACTGAGCAGCACATTGATGTCGGGGATGAGGCGTAGAGCTGGCAGCACTCAATCGGTTCGCGTCTGTCGCAGGGTCAGTCCTGGAAAACGCTTGGCGATGTCCCCGGCTGTAGGCTCAGGCTTCCGCTCACCCACAACCACGGCGGGTGTCTGCGCCCTAGCCCAGGCGATCGCTTGAGTCAACAACGCCTCTTGCTGGTCTTCCGTTAGCGTGGCGAACGCGGCTTGTAGCTGCTCCCCCGTAGAGGGTGCCTGAAGCGTACTGCGGCGCAGCCGTGCTTCCACCATCGCTGCGGGAATACGGTAGCGCGGCCGTCCAGTCGGCGTCGTGCCGATCTGCACGGCTCCCAAGTCACCTTCACGGATCTGCCGGCGGACAGTATCGTCACTCACGTGCAGGAGACGGGCCACTTGGGGCACGGTCAGCAGGCCACGCGGTTCATGCTGTGTTGTCATCCTCCACCTCCAGATCAATATTACCGCAAAATCCGCAAATGCCGCAATCCATACAAGTAGACTGTATTGAAGAAGTTGGTCACGATCCCTCTCAACATAATGGTAGGCTCGCCCGAACTCGCCATATACGGAAATGAGTTTTCCTTACTGAAACCATGATTAAGACCATTGACCATACCGATCCAGGCGACGAAACCCTCCATCGCTACCGGTATCAACATGCCTACGGAGTTATGTTGGCGTTGGGAGCCCTACGTGGGACAGGTGGGATCAGATTCACGGGGATCTACTGTGAGCACCACGAGGATCTACTCGGTGAGCTTTCTTCCGGACGGACACACGCATTTCAGGTCAAGACCCGCAAAAAAGAACTCGGATACTGGACGCTCACCGAGAAGGCGCTCGTAAAGTCAATTCAGCGCTTCGTGGCCCTTCACCAAGCGCACGGTGCTGAGGTCGAGCGGTTTGTGTTCGTCTCGAATACTGAGCTGCGTGAGGTCGAAGCCGATGCCAAGGACCAGACCAAGGCCACCAGTCCAAAATTCCTCCTCGACGCTTGCCGCTCTTGCAACGATCCGGCGGATCTATCAGCGGGTGCAGCAGCGGGTTTCGAGACCCTCCGCGCCGCCTGTGAATGCGACGCGGTTACTCTCTTGGCTGTTCTCAAAAGAACCGAATTCGCCCTCGGCCCGGACCTTTTCGGTTTCGAGGCGGAACTGATCGCCGACGTGCTCCCCTACCATGCAGAGTGCACGCACCTGACGGCGAGGCAACTGCGCCGCCTTGTGCGGGAGCTTGTCGAGCAGTTCACCTATGCTTCGGGCCTGCCCGTTGACGCCGACGCGCGGATCCTGCCAGGCGACGACGTGAAGCGTGGCGTGACCACCACACGTACCAAGAGGGTCGCCGTCGCTGACATTGCTGCGATACTGAGTCGTGCCCGTTCTGGTGAGCGAAGGAGCGGCACTGCGCTTGAGGGCGACCTTGCTTCATCTCCTCTCCGGAAAGATCACCAGGTACTCGTCAGGAAGCTGGAGGCTGGCGGCTTGGAAGAGCAGGTCACTAGTATGAAACGTCGACTGCTATCCGCCTTCGAGTGGGTCCGGGAGCAGCAGCTGATTGACGTGACGCTCGCCACAGCGGACTTGCGGCAGCTCGAAAGTGTGGTGGAAGGGGTTTATGCCGACGAGCAGGTCATAGCGAGCCTGCTCCCCTCACCCTGGGGGAAACAGCTGTATAGGGGAATGCTTCAGGAGTTCCGCCGCCTCGCTACCAACGAGCAGACCAAGGTCTGTAACCAGGACGCCGACCGACTATTTGGTATTGCAGGTTTGCTGACCGAGGACTGCCGCATCTGGTGGAGTCCTCGATTCGACGTAAAGGCGGTTTTGTGAGCCTCCGCCTGCTCAATAAAGCGGCTCAGGTAGAGCAGGATCCAGAGCTGCACATGGCCCGACTACTGCTGCTGCTAAACGCTCGCCCCCAGCACA contains:
- a CDS encoding putative toxin-antitoxin system toxin component, PIN family encodes the protein MLPALRLIPDINVLLSGLTGTVGPARELFLAAQRFDVLFVLADEHFVELQRVLTYPQVLALGGGISAAEAFGLATGLYRVAQVVSPLQRYDWPSCPDPKDWYLLDLLITSGADAIVSKDAHLLRVKNKLGVPVYEPKELVRLGII
- a CDS encoding helix-turn-helix domain-containing protein: MTTQHEPRGLLTVPQVARLLHVSDDTVRRQIREGDLGAVQIGTTPTGRPRYRIPAAMVEARLRRSTLQAPSTGEQLQAAFATLTEDQQEALLTQAIAWARAQTPAVVVGERKPEPTAGDIAKRFPGLTLRQTRTD
- a CDS encoding dsDNA nuclease domain-containing protein, whose product is MIKTIDHTDPGDETLHRYRYQHAYGVMLALGALRGTGGIRFTGIYCEHHEDLLGELSSGRTHAFQVKTRKKELGYWTLTEKALVKSIQRFVALHQAHGAEVERFVFVSNTELREVEADAKDQTKATSPKFLLDACRSCNDPADLSAGAAAGFETLRAACECDAVTLLAVLKRTEFALGPDLFGFEAELIADVLPYHAECTHLTARQLRRLVRELVEQFTYASGLPVDADARILPGDDVKRGVTTTRTKRVAVADIAAILSRARSGERRSGTALEGDLASSPLRKDHQVLVRKLEAGGLEEQVTSMKRRLLSAFEWVREQQLIDVTLATADLRQLESVVEGVYADEQVIASLLPSPWGKQLYRGMLQEFRRLATNEQTKVCNQDADRLFGIAGLLTEDCRIWWSPRFDVKAVL